The genomic window AGACAGGAAGTGGACCTACTACCCCTCCAAAATGTATCCACTTGGTGTATGCGTAGGGGCCATACACACAGTGCGTGTGACACAATAGAAAAGCCTACTTGATTGGTCGtcatagaaaacaaaacaaaaaacaatgcgATATGCAATCCTTAAATCTAAAAAATCTTTAACTTTATGCCCAGGATTGTAATATGTTAAAGAAATCATTGATAAGGAAACTACTGGGATATGTAGAAGGATCTCATCAAATTGAGTCAATTTCTTCTTTTACTTCACAGATCATCGTTGAAGCAACTTCCAACAAAATGGCATCCAATATAACAGCTCAGTCAGTGCTAGCAGAAATAAGTCAGGATCATCTTGAATGTCCAATTTGCAGTGGACGCTTTAAGCAACCGAAACTACTGGAGTGTTCTCATTCATTTTGTCTTGAATGCCTTCAACAACTCAGACAGAATAGTCCAAGTACTACAAGGCTTTCATGTCCAGTGTGTAGACAAGAAACTCtaataaatgaaaatggcattgatgatctcaaaacaaatttaacagtCCTTTCATTGATAGAAGCAATTGAAATACAGGAAACCGAACTGACACAACAACAAAGAAAACCATTACACAGTCAGGAGTTTGTTTCCAAGTGTAGCAAGCATACTGGCAAGGATCTTATCATGTATTGTGAAACATGCAATAATCTGATATGTACAACTTGCATTGCTAAAGACCACAGAATGCACCCTGTAATAGAACTGAGTGAAGCTTCagacaaaagtaaacaacatgCCACAGAACTTCTAGCAGAAGTAAGACAGAGTATCACAACCTTCAACATTGCCATTCAAGAAATAGACATGTCCCATAAGACATTAAACTCTATGTTTGCTGCCACCAAAGAGAAAATCACAAAGAAGGCTGATGAGAAGATTGCCAAGGTGGCTGCCAGGATCAGAGAGGAGAAGCAGAAACTGATGCAAGAGGCAGAACAGATTTATAAAGACAGAGTCAAGACAATGAAAACTGCACGAGCTACAAACagcaaagagaaaaacaaagcaaagcTCAAGCAGGATGAGGTAATTCAACTCATGGATCAACGGATCAAGATTGTACATCATATAGAACAACTCTTGCAAGACCTCAAAGAATACAGAGAGaagaaatcaacaaaaataCCTAATGGGTTGGCTTATATGAACTTTAAAGAAGGCCAGAACTCACTAGGGAGACTGGTACTGAAAGATGAACGACAAGTAGAATCAGCAACTTCTGCACTGGCCAAAGATCTAACATCACTATCAAGGAAACacttaaatcaaaataaatggacattaaaaacagaaatttcTAAATACCAGAACAAAAACCAAAAGATGGTGAGAATGCGTGCAAGGGATGTTGCTGCATACTCTAATAGTGATATTGTTGTTCTAGATCAATACCGTAGCTTGATTATAATACCAGCAGAGAGCAATCCTCAATCCTATGTTGTCTCACAAGAACTATCAATCCAAGGTATTACCGCACCAAGCAGAGTGACTGTGAATAAGAATGATGAGCTCATTGTTCTAGATGATGAAACAGTCAAGATCTTCAACAGCAATTATAAGCTCCTCCATCTGTTCAATCCAGGCAGTAGACCATCATGTATTGCAGTGGATGACCACAATCTGATAACAGTGGGTTATGAAGACAAGGCAGAGATCTCTCTACACAAACCAGATGGATCCCTCATAAGAACACTGTCTGCTCCAGGGATTCGTGGATTCTTGACTACCTACAAACAGCGACTCATCTACACCAACTGGGGTGGCAGGAAGTTAGTATCAGTAACCTACAAGGGTAATATGGTATTCTCAGTAGATTTCAATCAGTCTGGGTTGCTTAGTGGTGTGTGTAATTGTGATGAGGATGGAAGCATCTATGTTGCTGTAGTAGAAGGACTATTCTCATCAATCCAACATTACAGTCCTGATGGCAAGTACATTGGATGTATCATCAATGATTGTGAAGATCCCTAT from Asterias amurensis chromosome 17, ASM3211899v1 includes these protein-coding regions:
- the LOC139950008 gene encoding uncharacterized protein, whose translation is MASNITAQSVLAEISQDHLECPICSGRFKQPKLLECSHSFCLECLQQLRQNSPSTTRLSCPVCRQETLINENGIDDLKTNLTVLSLIEAIEIQETELTQQQRKPLHSQEFVSKCSKHTGKDLIMYCETCNNLICTTCIAKDHRMHPVIELSEASDKSKQHATELLAEVRQSITTFNIAIQEIDMSHKTLNSMFAATKEKITKKADEKIAKVAARIREEKQKLMQEAEQIYKDRVKTMKTARATNSKEKNKAKLKQDEVIQLMDQRIKIVHHIEQLLQDLKEYREKKSTKIPNGLAYMNFKEGQNSLGRLVLKDERQVESATSALAKDLTSLSRKHLNQNKWTLKTEISKYQNKNQKMVRMRARDVAAYSNSDIVVLDQYRSLIIIPAESNPQSYVVSQELSIQGITAPSRVTVNKNDELIVLDDETVKIFNSNYKLLHLFNPGSRPSCIAVDDHNLITVGYEDKAEISLHKPDGSLIRTLSAPGIRGFLTTYKQRLIYTNWGGRKLVSVTYKGNMVFSVDFNQSGLLSGVCNCDEDGSIYVAVVEGLFSSIQHYSPDGKYIGCIINDCEDPYGLTFTPAGDLVAATSNSVHIYQHE